A window of the Nibribacter ruber genome harbors these coding sequences:
- a CDS encoding cell division protein ZapA, whose translation MSELSIKIKIADREYPMRVSEEEEERLRLAGKYLNERIKMFRDQFGIHDKQDLLAMIALETAADKIKTEDAAQQDQMGLEQQLSSLNDLLSSLKLG comes from the coding sequence ATGAGTGAGTTATCTATAAAGATAAAGATAGCAGACCGCGAGTATCCGATGCGGGTAAGCGAGGAAGAAGAAGAACGACTGCGTTTGGCGGGCAAATACCTGAATGAGCGCATAAAAATGTTCAGGGACCAGTTTGGCATCCATGACAAGCAAGATTTGCTGGCCATGATTGCCTTGGAGACCGCCGCAGATAAGATTAAAACCGAAGACGCCGCGCAACAAGACCAGATGGGTCTGGAACAGCAGCTGTCGTCTTTGAATGATTTGCTTTCCTCCCTCAAGCTCGGGTAG
- the rny gene encoding ribonuclease Y, with protein MSTIVYILITAVVCLGIGFYIGRVLLVKLFQDQETQSKQRAQQIIKDAESRAESQKKEKMLEAKEHFLKLKAEHEEQANHKKNIIIQNEAKVKQREVLITKQQEDLKKKEQETDAVREKLNKQLEGIDQRKEELEAQYRDKQAKVDKDHHEILSKLERIANLSAEEAREQLVESLKSEASTRASSYIKDIVAEAKLTATKEAKKVVIETIQRTAAEHAIENCVSIFNIESDDIKGKIIGREGRNIRALEAATGVEIIVDDTPEAIIISGFDPVRREIARLALHRLVADGRIHPARIEEVVAKTKKGIEEEIVEIGERTAIDLGIHGLHPELIRMVGRMRFRSSYGQNLLQHSREVANLCATMAAELGLNVKLAKRAGLLHDIGKVTPEEPELPHAIIGMQLAQKYKEHPDVCNAIGAHHDEIEMTAMISPIIQACDAISGSRPGARREIMESYIKRLKELEETAHSFEGVNQCYAIQAGRELRVMVDAENVTDERAQELSFDISQKIEKEMQYPGQIKITVIREMRSVSYAK; from the coding sequence ATGTCTACCATTGTTTATATTCTAATCACGGCTGTTGTCTGTCTGGGCATCGGCTTCTATATTGGCCGCGTCCTGCTGGTCAAGCTGTTCCAAGACCAGGAAACCCAGTCCAAGCAACGCGCCCAGCAAATCATCAAAGACGCTGAGAGCCGTGCCGAAAGCCAGAAGAAAGAAAAGATGCTGGAGGCCAAAGAGCATTTCTTAAAGCTGAAAGCCGAGCACGAAGAACAGGCCAACCACAAGAAAAACATCATCATCCAGAACGAGGCCAAGGTAAAACAGCGCGAAGTCCTGATTACCAAGCAACAGGAAGATCTCAAGAAAAAAGAGCAGGAAACCGACGCCGTCAGAGAAAAGCTGAACAAGCAACTGGAAGGCATTGACCAGCGCAAAGAGGAACTGGAAGCCCAGTACCGCGACAAACAGGCCAAAGTAGACAAAGACCACCACGAAATCCTGAGCAAACTGGAGCGCATTGCTAACTTGTCTGCCGAGGAAGCCCGTGAGCAACTAGTAGAAAGCCTGAAGTCTGAAGCCTCTACCCGCGCTTCTTCCTACATCAAAGACATTGTAGCCGAGGCCAAGCTCACTGCTACCAAAGAAGCCAAAAAGGTGGTAATTGAGACCATCCAGCGCACCGCCGCCGAGCACGCCATTGAGAACTGCGTCTCTATCTTCAACATTGAGTCTGATGACATCAAAGGCAAGATTATCGGTCGTGAGGGACGTAACATCCGTGCTCTAGAAGCCGCCACCGGTGTTGAAATTATTGTAGACGACACCCCAGAGGCCATCATCATCTCTGGCTTTGACCCGGTAAGACGTGAGATTGCCCGCCTGGCCCTGCACCGCCTGGTAGCCGACGGACGTATTCACCCAGCCCGTATTGAAGAGGTGGTTGCCAAGACCAAGAAAGGCATTGAAGAAGAGATTGTGGAGATTGGCGAGCGCACCGCTATTGACTTAGGCATTCATGGTCTGCATCCAGAACTGATTAGAATGGTAGGCCGCATGCGCTTCAGGTCATCATATGGCCAGAACTTGTTGCAACACTCCAGAGAAGTAGCCAACCTTTGCGCTACCATGGCCGCCGAACTAGGCTTGAACGTGAAACTGGCCAAACGTGCCGGCCTTTTGCATGACATCGGAAAGGTAACGCCAGAGGAGCCAGAATTGCCACACGCTATCATTGGTATGCAGTTGGCTCAGAAGTACAAAGAGCATCCAGACGTTTGCAACGCCATTGGCGCTCACCACGACGAGATTGAGATGACCGCCATGATTTCGCCTATCATCCAAGCCTGTGACGCCATCTCTGGCTCACGTCCAGGTGCCCGCCGCGAGATTATGGAATCCTACATCAAGCGTCTGAAAGAACTGGAAGAAACCGCCCACTCCTTTGAAGGTGTGAACCAGTGCTACGCCATCCAGGCCGGCCGCGAGCTGCGCGTGATGGTAGACGCTGAGAACGTAACCGATGAGCGTGCCCAGGAGCTTTCTTTTGACATCTCCCAGAAGATTGAGAAAGAGATGCAGTACCCAGGCCAGATCAAAATCACGGTTATCCGGGAGATGCGCTCTGTCTCCTACGCCAAGTAA
- a CDS encoding Dps family protein translates to MESHNELGLARRDTKDLAVKLNELLANYHVYYQNLRAFHWNIRGGNFFALHAKFEELYTAAFETIDEIAERILTLRHTPMHSFSDYLATSRVQERKGLTTDVDTVSATVENIGQIIHLEREVLAMASELEDEGTQGLISDDLNALEKTLWMLNAFQAK, encoded by the coding sequence ATGGAATCACATAATGAACTAGGCTTAGCACGCAGAGATACTAAAGATTTAGCCGTTAAACTAAACGAACTGCTGGCCAACTACCACGTCTACTACCAGAACCTGCGCGCGTTCCATTGGAACATTCGCGGCGGAAATTTCTTTGCCCTGCACGCCAAATTTGAAGAATTATACACGGCCGCCTTTGAAACCATTGATGAGATTGCCGAGCGTATTTTGACCTTGCGTCATACGCCTATGCACAGCTTCTCAGATTACCTGGCCACGTCCAGAGTGCAGGAACGCAAAGGTCTGACGACGGATGTTGACACTGTAAGCGCCACCGTGGAAAACATTGGGCAGATCATTCACCTAGAGCGCGAAGTCCTGGCCATGGCCTCTGAACTGGAGGACGAAGGTACGCAAGGTTTAATCAGTGATGACCTGAACGCCCTGGAGAAAACGCTTTGGATGCTAAATGCTTTCCAGGCGAAGTAA
- a CDS encoding hydrogen peroxide-inducible genes activator yields MTLTQLEYLLAVDTYRHFATAAEHCFVTQPTLSMQLQKLEDELGVQLFDRSRVPVRPTELGKDVIEQARVTVSEFKKIQEIVQAQRTGITGELRIGVIPTLAPYLIPLFITDFIQKYPKVHVVVQELVTDSIIEKLRLEMLDVGLLVTPLQEKTIVEIPLFYEAFVGYLHPKHPLFSEQEITPGSIDNEDLWLMNEGHCFRSQVLQICNRTKPPKNVHLDYESGSLETLKRIVETQSGMTLLPELSVMDLPEDKKLLVRPFTDPAPLREVSLVVHKSFLKKRMIEALRETILAHIPTDLKTRNPVRVVKIK; encoded by the coding sequence ATGACCCTTACTCAACTAGAATATCTGCTGGCCGTAGACACGTACCGTCACTTCGCGACTGCCGCCGAGCATTGTTTTGTGACCCAGCCCACCCTGAGCATGCAGTTGCAGAAGCTGGAGGATGAACTGGGCGTGCAGTTGTTTGACCGGAGCCGCGTGCCCGTGAGGCCCACTGAGCTGGGGAAAGACGTGATTGAGCAGGCCCGCGTCACGGTGTCTGAATTCAAGAAAATACAGGAAATTGTGCAGGCCCAGCGCACGGGCATCACCGGCGAGTTACGCATAGGCGTTATTCCCACGCTGGCGCCTTACCTCATTCCGCTGTTCATCACCGACTTTATCCAGAAATATCCCAAGGTGCACGTAGTGGTGCAGGAACTGGTCACAGATTCTATCATTGAGAAGCTCCGGCTGGAGATGCTGGACGTGGGCTTGTTGGTGACGCCCTTGCAGGAGAAGACCATTGTGGAGATTCCGCTGTTTTATGAAGCCTTTGTGGGCTACCTGCATCCTAAGCATCCATTGTTCTCTGAACAGGAAATCACGCCCGGCTCCATTGACAATGAAGATCTGTGGCTGATGAACGAAGGCCACTGCTTTAGGAGCCAGGTACTTCAAATCTGCAACCGTACCAAGCCACCCAAGAACGTGCACCTGGACTATGAAAGCGGCTCCCTGGAAACCCTCAAGCGCATTGTAGAAACCCAGAGTGGCATGACGCTCTTGCCAGAGTTGTCGGTAATGGACCTACCCGAAGACAAGAAACTGCTGGTGCGTCCTTTCACAGACCCCGCCCCTCTGCGCGAGGTGAGCTTGGTGGTACACAAAAGCTTCCTGAAGAAACGGATGATTGAGGCACTGAGGGAAACCATTTTGGCCCATATCCCCACAGACCTCAAGACCAGAAATCCCGTACGAGTGGTTAAAATCAAATAA
- a CDS encoding glycerol-3-phosphate dehydrogenase/oxidase, whose protein sequence is MKEPRPFVFSREHFLQQLQQEGLWDVVVIGGGATGLGIAVDAASRGYKTVLLEQADFAKGTSSRSTKLVHGGVRYLAQGHIKLVLEALRERGRLLQNAPHLVNVQSFIIPTYSWWDRLVYGFGLTVYDWMAGKLRLRSTTFLSAQETAQQLPNIKPKGLTGGVQYFDGQFDDTRLAINLAQTCAEQDGVLLNYMPVVNLLKDGHGKVVGVQAKDLESGQHYSLQAKTVINATGVFVNSILHMDAPAQAPLVRPSQGVHVVLDQSFLKGENALMIPKTSDGRVLFMVPWHGYLLVGTTDTLVNETSLEPQAQEQEIDFILETASHYLTRTPSRADVLSVFAGQRPLAAPTVHTHKTKEISRSHSLLVASSGLITVTGGKWTTYRQMAEDTIDLAIFHGLLPSAACRTAQLKIHGYTLDENSTDPLNIYGTDKARILALVQQFQDLGQPLHPKFPHIAAQVVWAVQHEMARTVEDVLARRLRVLFLDARTAQELAPKVAALMASTLGKDASWEEIQIKQFQALARQYVL, encoded by the coding sequence GTGAAAGAACCTCGTCCCTTTGTCTTTAGTAGAGAGCATTTCTTGCAACAACTGCAACAAGAAGGCCTTTGGGATGTGGTGGTGATTGGCGGCGGCGCCACTGGTCTGGGCATTGCCGTGGATGCGGCCTCCCGGGGCTACAAAACCGTATTGCTGGAGCAGGCAGACTTTGCCAAAGGCACCTCCAGCCGAAGCACCAAGTTAGTCCACGGCGGTGTGCGCTATCTTGCGCAGGGACACATCAAACTGGTCTTGGAGGCCTTGCGCGAGCGAGGCCGCTTGCTCCAAAACGCGCCGCACCTGGTCAACGTCCAGTCCTTCATCATTCCTACCTACAGTTGGTGGGACAGGCTGGTGTATGGTTTTGGATTGACCGTGTATGATTGGATGGCCGGGAAACTTCGCCTGCGTTCCACCACTTTTCTCTCTGCCCAAGAAACCGCCCAGCAACTCCCTAACATTAAGCCTAAAGGCCTGACCGGCGGCGTGCAGTATTTTGACGGTCAGTTTGACGACACCCGCCTGGCCATTAACCTGGCCCAAACCTGCGCTGAGCAAGACGGCGTGCTTCTCAACTATATGCCCGTGGTCAACCTGCTCAAAGACGGCCATGGCAAGGTCGTTGGCGTTCAGGCAAAGGACCTGGAATCTGGCCAGCACTACTCTCTACAAGCCAAGACAGTCATCAACGCGACGGGTGTTTTCGTGAATAGCATTCTGCACATGGACGCCCCAGCCCAAGCGCCACTGGTTCGGCCCAGTCAAGGGGTGCATGTGGTCTTGGACCAATCTTTTCTGAAAGGCGAGAACGCGTTGATGATACCCAAGACCTCGGATGGGCGGGTGCTGTTCATGGTGCCGTGGCACGGCTATCTGCTGGTGGGCACTACAGACACCTTAGTAAATGAAACCAGTCTGGAACCTCAGGCGCAGGAACAGGAAATTGATTTCATCCTGGAGACGGCCAGTCACTACTTAACGCGTACTCCCAGCCGGGCAGATGTATTGAGTGTCTTTGCCGGCCAAAGACCCTTAGCGGCTCCTACTGTTCACACGCACAAAACCAAAGAAATCTCCCGTAGCCATAGCTTGCTGGTAGCCTCATCGGGCCTCATCACAGTCACCGGCGGTAAGTGGACCACCTACCGCCAAATGGCCGAAGACACTATCGATTTGGCCATTTTTCATGGCCTTCTTCCTTCTGCTGCCTGCCGTACTGCTCAGTTGAAAATCCACGGCTATACTTTAGACGAAAACTCAACAGACCCACTGAACATTTACGGCACCGACAAAGCAAGGATTTTAGCCTTGGTTCAGCAGTTTCAAGACTTGGGCCAGCCACTTCATCCTAAATTCCCCCACATCGCCGCTCAAGTAGTTTGGGCAGTGCAACATGAAATGGCGAGGACCGTGGAAGATGTTTTGGCCCGACGGCTTCGGGTTTTGTTTTTGGATGCCCGCACTGCCCAAGAATTAGCGCCGAAGGTGGCTGCGTTAATGGCCTCTACTTTGGGGAAAGATGCTTCTTGGGAGGAAATACAAATCAAACAATTCCAGGCGCTGGCCAGGCAGTATGTACTGTAA
- the sucD gene encoding succinate--CoA ligase subunit alpha, translating to MSVLVNKDSKVIVQGFTGSEGSFHAQQMIEYGTNVVGGVTPGKGGSTHLDRPVFNTVAEAVQKAQANVSIIFVPPAFAADAIMEAADAGIAVIVCITEGIPVKDMVAAKNYIKNKAVTLIGPNCPGVITPGEAKVGIMPGFVFKPGRIGIVSKSGTLTYEAADQIVKAGLGISTAIGIGGDPIIGTPTKNAVELLMEDPETDAIVMIGEIGGNYEAMAAEYIRSTGNKKPVVGFIAGQTAPAGRRMGHAGAIIGGADDTAAAKMRIMRENGIFVVDSPAEIGDTMLKALKGEATNA from the coding sequence ATGAGTGTTTTAGTAAATAAAGATTCCAAGGTGATTGTGCAGGGCTTCACCGGCTCAGAAGGTTCTTTCCACGCACAGCAGATGATTGAGTATGGTACCAACGTAGTTGGTGGCGTAACCCCGGGCAAAGGCGGTTCTACCCACTTAGACCGTCCGGTATTTAACACCGTGGCCGAGGCCGTGCAGAAAGCGCAAGCCAACGTGTCTATCATTTTCGTGCCGCCGGCTTTTGCTGCTGACGCCATCATGGAAGCCGCCGATGCTGGTATTGCAGTGATTGTTTGTATCACGGAAGGTATTCCAGTGAAAGACATGGTTGCCGCTAAAAACTACATCAAAAACAAAGCGGTTACTCTTATCGGACCAAACTGTCCAGGTGTGATCACCCCAGGCGAGGCGAAGGTTGGTATCATGCCAGGTTTCGTGTTCAAGCCAGGTAGAATTGGCATTGTGTCTAAATCTGGTACCTTGACCTATGAGGCCGCAGACCAAATCGTGAAGGCTGGCTTGGGTATCTCTACCGCTATCGGGATTGGTGGTGACCCCATCATTGGAACGCCTACTAAAAACGCCGTGGAGTTGTTGATGGAAGATCCAGAGACTGACGCTATTGTAATGATTGGTGAGATTGGTGGTAACTATGAGGCCATGGCCGCTGAGTACATCCGCTCCACTGGTAACAAAAAGCCAGTGGTTGGTTTCATCGCAGGCCAGACGGCTCCTGCTGGTCGTAGAATGGGCCACGCTGGTGCCATCATTGGTGGTGCTGATGATACGGCTGCTGCTAAAATGCGCATCATGCGTGAGAACGGCATCTTCGTAGTGGATTCTCCCGCAGAGATCGGTGACACTATGTTGAAAGCATTGAAAGGCGAAGCGACCAACGCATAA